AAAAATTTGGACCACGCGGTGTTATTCACTCTTATGCCGATGGTAAAATTGAAGATACCGGCCCTTTAACTAAAAAACGCATGGAAACAGCTGATGATGAATTTGTCGCTGCAGCCATGAAATTCGTTGATAAAGCAGTGAAAGCTAAAAAACCTTTCTTTGTTTGGGTTAATACTGCAGGCATGCACTTTAGAACACACATCAATCCAAAACATGTGGGTCTTTCAGGTCAAGGGTTCTATAACGATGTGATGGTCGCTCACGATAATCATGTTGGCATGATGTTAGATCAACTTGATAAGTTAAAAGTTACTGACAGTACAATTGTCATGTACTCTACCGATAATGGCGTGCACTACAATACTTGGCCAGATGCCGGTATAACACCGTTTGATGGTGAAAAAAACAGTGAAAAAGAAGGTGCTTATCGTGTTCCAATGATGGTGCGCTGGCCTGGTAAAATTAAAGCCGGTGAAGTTTCAAACGAAATGATGGCTCATTTAGATTGGATGCCAACTTTAGCTGCCGCTGCAGGTGATACTAAACTCAAAGAAGACATGCTTAAAGGCAAACGTCGCTTTGGTAATAAGCAATCAAAAATTCATCTTGATGGCTATAATATGCTACCCCACCTTACGGGTAAAACAGAGAAAAGCCCACGCAACATTTATCATTATTTAAATGATGAAGGTTTCCCTGTTGCCATTCGTATTGGTGATTGGAAAATGGTTTATGCAGAAAATCGTGGTAAAACCTTGGCCCTTTGGACAGAACCTTTCACTATGCTAAGAATGCCTAAAATCTTAAACTTACGTCGTGACCCGTGGAGTAAAGCTGAAGAAAACTCTAATTCTTACTACGATTGGATGATTGATAAAGCGCCGTATATCTATTTAGGTTTATCAGAAACAGCTAAGTTTTTATCAACCTTTAAAGACTATCCACCTAGCCAACCTACTGGCTCTTGGTCAGTTGAAGCGGTATATGATACTTTTTTGAAAAAATCTGAAGGTAAATAATACGCTATTTACCTATACTTAAAAGCCCAATGTTTATTGGGCTTTTAAGTTTACTTTACATTACTGTTTAATTTTATAAAAAATGTAATAAACAATAGTAAAAACAACTACTACGGCTACAAATTGACCTCTCATTAACAATAGATTTATCAAAAAATTTGTGTAATATTAGAAATGATACTAATTCGCATATTGCTCATTAACCGTTGAACAATATACTTATCCATTGTGAAAAGGAAAAGAAATGGTAACTCAAAATAAGTTAAAGAAACTGGTTTTAGGTTTAAGTTTAATTGCTGCTTCTAGTGCAGCAATGGCAACAACCGATACCGCGAAACCTAATATTCTCGCCATCTGGGGCGATGATATCGGCCCATTTAACATCAGTGCATATAACCGCGGCATTATGGGTTATAAAACCCCTAATATTGACCGTATTGCTAATGAAGGCATTATTTTTACTGATTCCTATGGTGATCAAAGTTGTACAGCGGGTCGCGCTGGTTTTATTACCGGACAACACCCTATGCGTACAGGTTTAACTAAAGTAGGTTTACCTGGTGCAAAAGAAGGGCTTAACAAAAAAGATCCTACCATTGCCGAATTGCTTAAGCCCCATGGTTACATGACTGGCCAATTTGGTAAGAACCATTTAGGTGACCAAGATGAGCATTTACCGACTAACCATGGTTTTGATGAGTTTTTTGGTAACCTTTATCACTTAAATGCAGAAGATGAACCAGAGCATCCTGATTACCCTAAAGACCCAGCCTTTAAAAAGCGTTTCGGTCCTCGTGGTGCTATCCATTCCTTTGCCGATGGTAAAATTACCGATACCGGCCCTGTGACTAAAAAACGTATGGAAACTATCGATGAAGAGTTTTTAGGCGCCGCACTTAAGTTTATCGATAAAGCTCACGCCGCTAAAAAACCATTTTTTGTCTGGTTCAACTCTACCCGTATGCATGTTTGGACACGCTTAAAGCCTGAGTCTGATGGCGTTACTGGCCAAGGTTTATATGCTGACGGCATGGTTGAACATGACGGTCATGTAGGTCAATTACTGGATAAAATTGATAAACTAGGTATAGCTGAAAACACTATTATTATGTACACCACAGATAATGGCGCTGAATTAGCCTTATGGCCTGACGGTGGTTACACGCCATTTAGAGGTGAGAAAAACACCAACTGGGAAGGCGGCTACCGTGTTCCTATGATGGTTAAATGGGCGGGTAAAATTAAGCCTAACCAAGTCTCTAATGAAATGATTTCATTAATCGATTGGATGCCAACTATATTAGCTGTTGCTGGTGATACAAACATCAAAAGTAAACTTAAGAAAGGCACGAACGTTGGTGGCACTAAATTCAAAGTGCATCTTGATGGCTATAACTTTTTACCGCACTTCTTAGATACAACCAAAGAAGGTCCTCGTAAAGAGTTTATCTATTCTTCAGATACGGGTGACATTGTTGGATTACGATACGAAGATTATAAATTCGTTTTTAAAGAACAACGAGCACATGGTTTAGAAGTATGGCAAAACCCATGGACAACATTACGTGCACCTAAAATATTCAACTTAAGAATGGACCCTTATGAACGTATGGATCATGAGTCTGAAGGTTATGGTCAATGGTGGGCTGAACACATGTTTTTAATGGCCCCTGCTATGATGAAAGTTGCTCAATTTAAAGCAACGTTTAAAGAGTTTCCTCAGCGTCAAAAACCAGGAAGCTTCGTGCCATAAACTTCATTAATAACTAAGTGATTTTATAACCACTTAATAATATTAATGTTGCAGAAAGCAAAGCCATCAACTGTTTTGATGGCTTTAACTTTCTTACTTTATAGCTGTTCGTTGACTGTTATAAAGTAAGAATTTTTTCATTAGAATATTTAATTTCCATCAACTTATATCCACTTTACTTTAGTAAGAATCGACTGTTGTTATGAACAAATTTTATATATTTTCATCGCCTTCACTACGCGCTATTTTACAGTTCTCCATCATTACTAGCTTATTATTTGTAAGCCTAGTAGGTCATGTAAAATCCGTAGAAGCGTTAATAGAATCATCTGCTGATAAAGTTGAAAATAAAAATAAAAAACAACGGGTATTTTCGTTACCTAAACCAATGCTCGATGAGTTAATGAAAAACATGGTACTAGTTGAAGCAGGTAGCTTTGCGATGGGCTCTGACTCACCTTTAGCGAGAAACCGTGAAAAACCTGTCAGGCAAGTCAGTCTTGATGCTTTTTACATTGGGAAATATGAATTAACTCAAGACCTGTTCGAGCAAATTATGGGGTGGAACAATAGTTTCTTCGCCTGTGATAAGTGTCCGGTAAATAACATAAGTTGGTTTAATATGCTTTTATTTATTGAGCGATTAAATAGTGCTACTGGTAAAGAATTTAGTTTACCTACCGAAGCTCAGTGGGCATATGCTGCAAAAGGTGGCAATAAGTCTCAAAACTATCGATACAGTGGTTCAAACAATATTAACGACGTTGCTTGGTTTGCTGATAACGCAAAAAATAAAAGCCACCCTGTTGGCCTCAAAAAGCCTAACGAACTTGGTTTATACGATATGACGGGGAATTTATGGGAATTTTGTCTTGATGACATGAGCCGACAAGCTTATACCTTCACAGAGAGTCATAACCCTTTTATGGGTGATAAAGAAAACCTTAAACAAAAAGCAATGAAAGTTATTCGCGGTGGCGGTTATGAGTTTTCCGCAACAGAAAACTTAGTATTCATGCGTGATGGCGCTACTAATAATGTACGTATGGCAGACATCGGATTCAGATTAGTCATGAGCAAAAATTAAATGTTAAATAATTTCCTGGAGCATTATTTCCACATGATAAAATCACCAACAAACGCCTATTTTGGACTGCTTTTTTTAGTACTTAATACTTTTATAGGTCAAAGTTTTGCTCAAACTTTTGTTGGTTCAAAAGCCTGTATTGGTTGTCATGAAAAAGCCTATCAAGACTGGCAAGGGTCACATCATGATATGTCAATGAAACATGCCGATAGCAAAAGTGTTTTAGGTGACTTTAATAACGCCACATTGGCTACCCAAGATAAAAAGTCTGACAAGCTGAATACCTTTTTTAAAAAAGGCCCTCAGTTCTGGGTCAATATCAAAGGTGAAGATGGTAAGTTTCATGACTATCAAATTAAATATACTTTTGGTTATGAGCCACTACAACAATATATGGTTGAGTTCGATGATGGCCGAGTTCAGCTGATACCTTTCGCTTGGGACTCTCGAGTCAAAGAAGAAGGGGGACAACGATGGTTCAACCTTTACCCCGATATGACTGAAAAACATCAAGAATTCTTTTGGACCAATACTGGTCAAAACTGGAACTACATGTGTGCTGACTGCCATTCAACCAATGTAGATAAGAACTTTGATATCAAAACAGATTCCTACAATACTACTTTTAGTGAAATTAATGTCGCTTGTGAGAGCTGCCATGGGGCCGCCAGTGAACATTTAACTTGGGCTAAGCAATCTAAAGATAAATCTGAAAACACAATAAATAACATGCCATTAGATGGCAAAGGCTTTAGCCGTGTTTTATCAAAATCAGTACAAAACTGGCAAGCAAAAGGCAATAAAAAAACCTTAACACCAAAAAGTATTGAACATAGCCAACAAGTATTAGTGTGCGCGCAATGCCATAGCAGACGAACTCAAGTAAGTACTAACGACCATGTAAAAAGTAATGCCTTTGGTGAGCGTTATTTACTTGATTTAGTTTCAAGCACCAATTATCACCCTGACGGACAAGTCTACAACGAAGATTTTGTTTATGGTTCTTTTTTACAGTCAAAAATGTACAAAAATGGCGTGGTATGTAGCGACTGTCATAACCCGCACACTGCACAATTAAAACTTCCAATCGAAACACTTTGCTTGCAGTGTCATCAAAGTGATAACTACGCATCAACACAGCATCATAAACATCCTGAAAGCTCTACTGGCGCACAATGTGTTAATTGTCATATGCCTGAGACGACATATATGGAAATTGATGCCAGACGTGATCATGGCTTTCATATACCAACGCCTAATTTAGCCCAGAAATTAGGCACACCTGATACCTGTTTAAGTTGTCATGAGAATAAAGATAGCCAATGGAGTGCTAGCAAGGTTAATGCTTGGTATCCTAAATCAACGGTTGAAACTGAAAAAGACTTTGTCGCGGTTTTCTCTGCTATTAACTTAGCGTTAAATGAGCAACAACTTCAAGGCGTTTCCTCAGAGTTATCTCGCATTGCTCAGACTATCAGTTATGCTGGCATTATCCGCGCCTCTGCATTAACTAAAATGGCTAGCGTATCTAATACCAATACTATTATCGCTATTGCTAGAGCCGTTAAAAACCCTGATGAAAATATACGATTAGGTGCAATCGAAGGGGCTCAAAATATGGCTGCTGCTGAAAAGTGGCGCATATTATCACCTTTATTAAACGACAAAGTGTTATCGGTAAGAATCAATGCTGCTTTTACCTTAACCAGTTTGTGGCAAAACTTATCCGTACCACAAAAAGAACAATTAACACCCGCCCTGAATGAATATATCGAAAGTCAGCATTTTAATAATGATCGTAGTTTTTCTCATTCTAATCGAGGAATTATTGCCGCCTATCAAGGACAATACGATCAAGCCATTAAAGCTTTCAAACAAGGCATCGCAATAGAGAAACATTTTGCACGAACTTACCTTAATTTGAGCCAAGTTTATTATCAACGAGGCGAAAACCAAAAAAGTATTGAAATATTGCAGCAAGGAAAATCCGCAAACCCTGATGATGCCAGCCTGCCCTATAATTTAGGACTCGCGTATATTAGGGTTCAAGATAAAGTAAAAGCAGCACAAGCATTAGCCATTGCTACACAACTTGCCCCCCAAAATAGTCATTATTTTTATGTTTATGGCTTAAGTTTAGAGCAGCAGAAACCTAGTGCCGCTTATGGCGCTTTGTATCAAGCATTTCAACTGAGTAATAACCCGCAACATTTATATGCGCTATGTGACATGCAAGTCCGCCATAAAAGCGGTTTAGCAAAACAATGTTTAGCACAACTTGCCCCGTTAGTGCCCAGTAATGTGATGCAAACGCTTAGGCAACAGTTAAATCAATAAGGTTTCCGTTATGTAAAACAATTAGCTACTTGTTAGCTAACTGTTAGGAAATGAGCTAATTAAAGTGGAATAAAAAAGGATTGTTTTATGAGTAGCAAAATGAATGACCAAGAGAGTAATAAGTCTAATGCGCTAGCGCAGTTACAATTATTAAAAACACAAATTGAGCAATCAGTTATTGGTCAGTCACATGTTGTAGACTCGCTACTTATTGCCCTGTTAACTAATGGTAATATTTTATTAGAAGGTTTGCCCGGCACAGCAAAAACCCGTTCAATTAAAACCTTAGCACGCTCTCTTGCCGTAGATCTTGGTCGAGTACAATTCACGCCCGATTTATTACCCTCTGATGTCACTGGCACAGAAGTTTACCAAGAAGTTAACGGCAAACCCGTACTAACTTTTCAACAAGGTCCTATTTTTAATAATCTGTTACTTGCCGATGAAATCAATAGATCGCCTGCTAAAGTACAAGCCGCACTATTAGAAGCGATGGAAGAAAGACAAATCACCGTTGCCGGTAAAACCTACAAATTACCTGAACTTTTTATGGTATTAGCAACCCAGAACCCAATTGAGCAAGAAGGTACTTACCCGTTACCAGAAGCGCAAATGGATCGATTCATCATGAAAATCAATCTTGATTACCCCGATGATGCTGCTGAAGGTGAGATCATAAAATTAGTACGCAGCGAAGAAAAGAGCGTACAAACTGTTGAGAATATTAGTCCTGAACATATTTTCACTGCCCGAGATGAAATCCATACCATCCATGCCAGTCAAGCCATCATCGATTACATTGTAGCCATCGTTATGGCAACGAGAAAACCCGAACGATATCCTGACTCTCCGTTGCAGCAATGGTTAACTGTTGGCTCAAGTCCAAGAGCGAGTATCGCCATTGATAAATGTGCCCGCGCGCAAGCCTGGCTAAACGGAAAAGACTTCGTTGACCCTGACGATGTTCGATCTGTGGCTCATTCTGTTCTACGCCATCGCTTAGTACTCAGTTACGACGCTTTAGCTGACGGTATTACTGCTGATGCGGTAATAGATGAAATACTTAAACAGGTGGCTGTTGCCTAAGGGGTTCAAATGAACACCAACACACCTCCTAATAAAAAAAAGTCTGCAGATGACTCTAAAGATAAGTCAGCAATTTACGTTGACTTAAATGAATTACGTCGTCTCAAGTATTTAGCTAAAGGCTTTTCGTTTACACCCAATCAGCCAGCAAACAGTGCCTTAAGTGGTAAGAACGTCTCTAAACTTCGTGGTCGCGGACTCAATTTTGAAGAGCTGCGCCATTATCGTCCAGGCGACGATATTCGCTCTATGGATTGGAAGGTCACGCAAAGAACCGGAAAACCCCATATCAAGGTGTTCACCGAAGAGCGTGAGCGCAATGTATTTTTAGCCATAGATCAACGTATGACGATGTTCTTTGGTAGTTCAAATAAAATGAAATCAGTGATTGCCGCTGAGCTTTCCGCTTTAATTGCTTGGCAAATAAGTGATAGTGGTGATCGCATTGGCGCAGTTATTTATAATGATCAACAAACCAAAGTTATACCCGCTAAGCGTGGCAGACAACATGTTGTCAATTTACTCGCTGAAGTATTGAAGAAAAATCACGAGTTATCCATCGACCTGTCGAGCAAAGATAATGCTCACCAACAAGTTGACGATAGCGAGTCCTATAACAAAATGTTGGCAACCTTAAATAAAGTCTCAAGTCATAATGGTTTAATCATTTTAATTGGTGATGGCCATGGTTTTAACGATAAAAGCACCGATTTTGTTAAGCAATTAAGGCAGCATAATGAAGTTATTGCCTGTCACATTTTTGATCCCTTAGAGCAGACCTTACCCAAAATGTCACAAATGATTGTCAGTGATGGTGTGCAACAGATCCAGTTTTCTTCAGAGAAAAAGCACGTTCAAAAAAATTATGAAGCTGAAATAGCTCGTCAGTTAGAGAGTTATGTCAAAGCGGCGAAAAAGTACCGTATCCCGTTAATCGAAATAGATACCATTGCTCCTGTTGAGCAACAACTACGTAAAGCCCTTGGTCACAAAGCAGGAAGTCAAACTGGCGCTAAAACAGGACATACCACAGGAATTAAATCATGAGTTTTGAAAAACCTTGGGGTAATTATTTACTCGAGGCCATTGTCGAAACAAAAGCACCAGACATGATTAGCTTTTGGCCTCAAACGATTGCTTGGCAACTACTTTTTATTTTATTGATAATGCTTATTATCAAAAAAGTTTATCTATCATGGAAGAATTATCAGGCTAACGCTTACCGACGCGAAGCCCTTGTTTGGCTTGCTCAATGCTCTCTTTCTAATGAAGAAGATATTAGGCAATTACCCGCATTACTTAGGAAAACGGCGATGCTCTCTAATAATCACCAATTGAAAGAGGGTAACTCTTTTACTAACAAGAATAATGGTGGAGATAAAAGTAACGATGATACTGGCGAAAACCCTAATACTTCTTTTGCGATAAAATGCAAACAAGAAATTACTGAGTTAAGGGGATTACCTTGGGTAAAATGGCTTGACCAACAGTGTAGTCAAAGTCATTTTCATGAAAAAGAAGCACTGTCTTCATCAGATTATTACTCTTGTGAAAAATTATTAACTCAACTTCCTTATATGGCCAAAATAGATCTTAACAATGCTTCGTTTAATACAGGGCTAATAGAACTGCGCCAACAAATAGAACTATGGATTAGGC
The DNA window shown above is from Colwellia psychrerythraea 34H and carries:
- a CDS encoding arylsulfatase, with the protein product MIKNKLKMLMMGASLIATASATAAEKPNILFFWGDDIGRTNISAYSHGIMGFKTPNIDRIAKEGMMFTDYYADQSCTAGRSTFITGQSGLRTGMTKVGLPGAKEGIQDRDITIAEMLKAKGYTTGQFGKNHLGDKDEHLPSNHGFDEFFGNLYHLNAEEEPEDPDYPKDPAFKKKFGPRGVIHSYADGKIEDTGPLTKKRMETADDEFVAAAMKFVDKAVKAKKPFFVWVNTAGMHFRTHINPKHVGLSGQGFYNDVMVAHDNHVGMMLDQLDKLKVTDSTIVMYSTDNGVHYNTWPDAGITPFDGEKNSEKEGAYRVPMMVRWPGKIKAGEVSNEMMAHLDWMPTLAAAAGDTKLKEDMLKGKRRFGNKQSKIHLDGYNMLPHLTGKTEKSPRNIYHYLNDEGFPVAIRIGDWKMVYAENRGKTLALWTEPFTMLRMPKILNLRRDPWSKAEENSNSYYDWMIDKAPYIYLGLSETAKFLSTFKDYPPSQPTGSWSVEAVYDTFLKKSEGK
- a CDS encoding arylsulfatase, with translation MVTQNKLKKLVLGLSLIAASSAAMATTDTAKPNILAIWGDDIGPFNISAYNRGIMGYKTPNIDRIANEGIIFTDSYGDQSCTAGRAGFITGQHPMRTGLTKVGLPGAKEGLNKKDPTIAELLKPHGYMTGQFGKNHLGDQDEHLPTNHGFDEFFGNLYHLNAEDEPEHPDYPKDPAFKKRFGPRGAIHSFADGKITDTGPVTKKRMETIDEEFLGAALKFIDKAHAAKKPFFVWFNSTRMHVWTRLKPESDGVTGQGLYADGMVEHDGHVGQLLDKIDKLGIAENTIIMYTTDNGAELALWPDGGYTPFRGEKNTNWEGGYRVPMMVKWAGKIKPNQVSNEMISLIDWMPTILAVAGDTNIKSKLKKGTNVGGTKFKVHLDGYNFLPHFLDTTKEGPRKEFIYSSDTGDIVGLRYEDYKFVFKEQRAHGLEVWQNPWTTLRAPKIFNLRMDPYERMDHESEGYGQWWAEHMFLMAPAMMKVAQFKATFKEFPQRQKPGSFVP
- a CDS encoding formylglycine-generating enzyme family protein, whose product is MNKFYIFSSPSLRAILQFSIITSLLFVSLVGHVKSVEALIESSADKVENKNKKQRVFSLPKPMLDELMKNMVLVEAGSFAMGSDSPLARNREKPVRQVSLDAFYIGKYELTQDLFEQIMGWNNSFFACDKCPVNNISWFNMLLFIERLNSATGKEFSLPTEAQWAYAAKGGNKSQNYRYSGSNNINDVAWFADNAKNKSHPVGLKKPNELGLYDMTGNLWEFCLDDMSRQAYTFTESHNPFMGDKENLKQKAMKVIRGGGYEFSATENLVFMRDGATNNVRMADIGFRLVMSKN
- a CDS encoding ammonia-forming cytochrome c nitrite reductase subunit c552, which codes for MIKSPTNAYFGLLFLVLNTFIGQSFAQTFVGSKACIGCHEKAYQDWQGSHHDMSMKHADSKSVLGDFNNATLATQDKKSDKLNTFFKKGPQFWVNIKGEDGKFHDYQIKYTFGYEPLQQYMVEFDDGRVQLIPFAWDSRVKEEGGQRWFNLYPDMTEKHQEFFWTNTGQNWNYMCADCHSTNVDKNFDIKTDSYNTTFSEINVACESCHGAASEHLTWAKQSKDKSENTINNMPLDGKGFSRVLSKSVQNWQAKGNKKTLTPKSIEHSQQVLVCAQCHSRRTQVSTNDHVKSNAFGERYLLDLVSSTNYHPDGQVYNEDFVYGSFLQSKMYKNGVVCSDCHNPHTAQLKLPIETLCLQCHQSDNYASTQHHKHPESSTGAQCVNCHMPETTYMEIDARRDHGFHIPTPNLAQKLGTPDTCLSCHENKDSQWSASKVNAWYPKSTVETEKDFVAVFSAINLALNEQQLQGVSSELSRIAQTISYAGIIRASALTKMASVSNTNTIIAIARAVKNPDENIRLGAIEGAQNMAAAEKWRILSPLLNDKVLSVRINAAFTLTSLWQNLSVPQKEQLTPALNEYIESQHFNNDRSFSHSNRGIIAAYQGQYDQAIKAFKQGIAIEKHFARTYLNLSQVYYQRGENQKSIEILQQGKSANPDDASLPYNLGLAYIRVQDKVKAAQALAIATQLAPQNSHYFYVYGLSLEQQKPSAAYGALYQAFQLSNNPQHLYALCDMQVRHKSGLAKQCLAQLAPLVPSNVMQTLRQQLNQ
- a CDS encoding AAA family ATPase — its product is MNDQESNKSNALAQLQLLKTQIEQSVIGQSHVVDSLLIALLTNGNILLEGLPGTAKTRSIKTLARSLAVDLGRVQFTPDLLPSDVTGTEVYQEVNGKPVLTFQQGPIFNNLLLADEINRSPAKVQAALLEAMEERQITVAGKTYKLPELFMVLATQNPIEQEGTYPLPEAQMDRFIMKINLDYPDDAAEGEIIKLVRSEEKSVQTVENISPEHIFTARDEIHTIHASQAIIDYIVAIVMATRKPERYPDSPLQQWLTVGSSPRASIAIDKCARAQAWLNGKDFVDPDDVRSVAHSVLRHRLVLSYDALADGITADAVIDEILKQVAVA
- a CDS encoding DUF58 domain-containing protein; translated protein: MNTNTPPNKKKSADDSKDKSAIYVDLNELRRLKYLAKGFSFTPNQPANSALSGKNVSKLRGRGLNFEELRHYRPGDDIRSMDWKVTQRTGKPHIKVFTEERERNVFLAIDQRMTMFFGSSNKMKSVIAAELSALIAWQISDSGDRIGAVIYNDQQTKVIPAKRGRQHVVNLLAEVLKKNHELSIDLSSKDNAHQQVDDSESYNKMLATLNKVSSHNGLIILIGDGHGFNDKSTDFVKQLRQHNEVIACHIFDPLEQTLPKMSQMIVSDGVQQIQFSSEKKHVQKNYEAEIARQLESYVKAAKKYRIPLIEIDTIAPVEQQLRKALGHKAGSQTGAKTGHTTGIKS
- a CDS encoding DUF4381 domain-containing protein, which codes for MSFEKPWGNYLLEAIVETKAPDMISFWPQTIAWQLLFILLIMLIIKKVYLSWKNYQANAYRREALVWLAQCSLSNEEDIRQLPALLRKTAMLSNNHQLKEGNSFTNKNNGGDKSNDDTGENPNTSFAIKCKQEITELRGLPWVKWLDQQCSQSHFHEKEALSSSDYYSCEKLLTQLPYMAKIDLNNASFNTGLIELRQQIELWIRHHELPVATEVTPACSDTDDGVAT